The Paenibacillus beijingensis nucleotide sequence TGAAGAAGGCGCAGCCGTTATCGAAACGACGGAGCGGATCATTACGATCAGCAATTATATCGGTGCGGAAATATGCCGCTACTATCCCCAAGCGGAGTCTAAAGTCCGCACCGTATATTCCGGCGTCGATATATACCGTTTCGCGCCATGGACCGAGTCCGATGCCGCACGCCACGCCAGAGATCAAATACGTGAGCAATATCAGCTGCATGGAAAAAAGGTTATCTTATTTGCAGGCCGATTATCACGTAATAAAGGACCGCACGTACTTATTCGCGCCCTTCACCATCTGCAGCATTCCGATGCGGTGCTGGTTATTGTCGGCGGAGCTTGGTACAGCGATAATACGATCAGCGATTATGTGGCTTATGTGCGGGCTTTGGCCAAAAGATCCCACCTCCCGGTAGTGACGACAGGATATGTTGATGCCCATGATATCCACCGGTGGTTTTGCGCAGCCGACATATTCGTATGCACCTCCAATTGGGAGGAACCGCTCGCACGGGTTCATTATGAAGCTATGGCATCCGGGCTCCCTTTTCTGACCACTCAAAGAGGAGGAAATCCTGAAATTGTCATGGATAATAACGGGATGCTGGTGTTCGACCCTGACAATCCGATGGAATATGCGGAGAAGATCAATTATTTGCTGTCTGATATGGAGCTCGGCCGGCAGATGGGCATTCGGGGAAGACGATTAACAGAGCGGATGTTTACGTGGGACCGGGTCGCGAATGATATT carries:
- a CDS encoding glycosyltransferase family 4 protein, with protein sequence MNILMICTEKLPVPNIRGGAIQTYIGGIIDYLSRWHQITLLGRTDPELPGEEVRDGIRYFRVPSDGLFETYSINVIDFLNNSQEHYDIIHIFNRPKLVLPVRQIMPYSRIFLSMHNDMFNPLKISAEEGAAVIETTERIITISNYIGAEICRYYPQAESKVRTVYSGVDIYRFAPWTESDAARHARDQIREQYQLHGKKVILFAGRLSRNKGPHVLIRALHHLQHSDAVLVIVGGAWYSDNTISDYVAYVRALAKRSHLPVVTTGYVDAHDIHRWFCAADIFVCTSNWEEPLARVHYEAMASGLPFLTTQRGGNPEIVMDNNGMLVFDPDNPMEYAEKINYLLSDMELGRQMGIRGRRLTERMFTWDRVANDILAHWG